From Salinirubellus salinus, the proteins below share one genomic window:
- a CDS encoding thiamine pyrophosphate-binding protein encodes MTDSDTGADVFVDALERYGVQHVFGNPGTTELPVMHALEDSDVEYVLGLHEDVAVGAAAGYASTRRYHAHDDPSVNPVGVANLHVAPGLAHGLGNLYGAMVAGAPLVVTAGNHSRDFRHEEPILSGDLVEMAAPFTKWSDEVLDVRALPTMLRRAFRVALTPPTGPVFLALPLDVMQAPAERGPERLGPIPKPGRAAPEQVVHAADYIADADDLAIVVGDHVARAGLDAIEAAVDLAEASGARVHGEILSAEMSFPGDHDQWVSFVPSSEGPARETLDADTLVFVGCSTNTTLTRRERPLLDPETTCVHVGVDPWQLGKNEPVDAVVYGDLAANLGELADLVADRVPDSRRERRLDRTHERRAAARVETATGSADDRPTKGELADALRAAAPDAFLVDEGVTSKYALLRRWPLSPRQFLSNKGGGLGYGLPASVGAALAASMREDPRSVVGFVGDGSYLYYPHAVYTAARYDLDLTVVVSDNRNYRILKDNMLALEGGEESDYAFLGTDFDPPVDVAGSARAHGASAELVERNADLAPALDRALATDGPSVVDVLVSD; translated from the coding sequence ATGACCGACAGCGACACCGGCGCCGACGTGTTCGTCGACGCCCTCGAACGCTACGGCGTACAGCACGTCTTCGGCAACCCCGGGACGACCGAACTCCCCGTGATGCACGCGCTCGAGGACAGCGACGTCGAGTACGTGCTCGGCCTCCACGAGGACGTGGCGGTCGGGGCGGCGGCGGGCTACGCCAGCACCCGCCGCTACCACGCCCACGACGACCCCTCCGTCAACCCGGTCGGCGTCGCCAACCTCCACGTCGCGCCGGGGCTCGCCCACGGGCTGGGGAACCTCTACGGTGCGATGGTCGCCGGTGCGCCGCTTGTCGTCACCGCGGGCAACCACAGCCGTGACTTCCGCCACGAGGAGCCAATCCTGTCGGGCGACCTCGTCGAGATGGCCGCCCCGTTCACGAAGTGGAGCGACGAGGTGCTCGACGTCCGGGCGCTCCCGACGATGCTCCGGCGGGCGTTCCGGGTGGCGCTCACGCCCCCGACCGGGCCGGTGTTCCTCGCGCTGCCGCTGGACGTGATGCAGGCCCCCGCCGAGCGCGGCCCGGAGCGGCTCGGCCCCATTCCGAAACCGGGCCGGGCCGCGCCAGAACAGGTCGTCCACGCCGCAGACTACATCGCCGACGCCGACGACCTCGCTATCGTCGTCGGCGACCACGTCGCACGAGCCGGCCTCGACGCTATCGAGGCGGCCGTCGACCTCGCGGAGGCGTCCGGGGCGCGAGTCCACGGCGAGATCCTCTCCGCCGAGATGAGCTTCCCCGGCGACCACGACCAGTGGGTCTCGTTCGTCCCGTCGAGCGAGGGGCCTGCCCGCGAGACCCTCGACGCGGACACGCTCGTGTTCGTCGGCTGCTCGACGAACACCACGCTGACGCGGCGGGAGCGACCGCTGCTCGACCCCGAGACGACCTGCGTCCACGTGGGCGTCGACCCGTGGCAACTCGGGAAGAACGAGCCCGTCGACGCGGTGGTGTACGGCGACCTCGCGGCGAACCTCGGCGAGCTGGCCGACCTCGTCGCAGACCGTGTTCCCGACTCGCGCCGCGAGCGTCGACTCGACCGCACCCACGAGCGGCGGGCTGCGGCCCGGGTCGAGACGGCCACGGGGTCGGCGGACGACCGACCCACGAAGGGCGAACTCGCCGACGCGCTCCGGGCGGCCGCCCCCGACGCCTTCCTCGTCGACGAGGGCGTCACCTCGAAGTACGCGCTCCTCCGGCGCTGGCCGCTCTCGCCCCGCCAGTTCCTCTCGAACAAGGGTGGCGGTCTCGGCTACGGCCTCCCCGCGAGCGTCGGGGCCGCGCTCGCGGCGTCGATGCGCGAGGACCCGCGCTCCGTCGTCGGCTTCGTCGGCGACGGCTCGTACCTCTACTACCCGCACGCCGTCTACACGGCCGCGCGGTACGACCTCGACCTCACGGTGGTCGTCTCGGACAACCGCAACTACCGCATCCTGAAGGACAACATGCTGGCGCTCGAGGGGGGCGAGGAGTCCGACTACGCGTTCCTCGGGACCGACTTCGACCCGCCGGTGGACGTCGCCGGCTCCGCGCGGGCACACGGCGCCAGCGCCGAACTCGTCGAGCGGAACGCCGACCTCGCGCCGGCGCTCGACCGTGCGCTCGCGACGGACGGCCCGAGCGTCGTCGACGTCCTCGTCTCGGACTGA
- a CDS encoding TRAP transporter permease: MDTPTVTRERALTSLITVIGIALTAYMLFYAFDRPFVRVRHSNVFLGAGVALFYLYETKKHVFGTEDIEAYRDRDIEYDGSITGRIQSVVGPYDGYVTLLSAVLAVGVATYVELNFQRLQFDAPVLGYSEVDFVVGALIVLLVSDATRRAYGFAITSVVIAAVAYAMAGPWLPGFLGHTGMSWQDVARFGAIGLSGTYGFILGVGTTWVAIFIMFAGMAKTFGALDYILDVGTELGNKLRSGVVQVSVISSMAMGSITGSAAANTATTGSFTIPMMKRQGVREDFAAAIESVASSGGQMMPPVMGVAAFIMADILQVPYVRIIQAGLLPALLFYFSVGIAVQFVVLKFGWTTEKTGEFDRSILRGGAHFAVPLVVLVYTLVILRLTPLSAGLYTALTMVGTMYVRNLAVDGPSVRTLVDTTAQTLRGFRDGAVDMAPLVGVLAAMGVIISMLTQTGLAQKISIRMVGLAGGVLIAVLLMAMVLSILFGLGMPTPAAYILVVILVAPGIIQVGVPEITAHLFVFYFAMLSAITPPVAVAVAVGARISDADFLQTGMQALRIGAPGFFIPFAFISNRSLIFWSFPETLLHAGIVFVGVVALVAATTGYDGRHDLGLPHRSAYLGLSLVALYAPMTAVQVGAATLALAGLGLTQLDRLPAVVTPSQE; encoded by the coding sequence ATGGACACCCCCACCGTCACCCGGGAGCGCGCCCTGACGAGTCTCATCACCGTCATCGGCATCGCGTTGACCGCGTACATGCTGTTCTACGCCTTCGACCGCCCGTTCGTCCGGGTCCGACACTCGAACGTCTTCCTCGGCGCCGGTGTGGCCCTGTTCTACCTCTACGAGACGAAGAAACACGTCTTCGGCACGGAGGATATCGAGGCCTACCGCGACCGCGACATCGAGTACGACGGCTCCATCACGGGCCGCATCCAGTCGGTCGTCGGGCCGTACGACGGCTACGTGACGCTGCTCTCGGCGGTCCTCGCGGTGGGGGTCGCCACCTACGTCGAACTGAACTTCCAGCGACTCCAGTTCGACGCCCCCGTCCTCGGCTACTCCGAGGTCGACTTCGTCGTCGGCGCGCTCATCGTCCTCCTCGTCTCGGACGCGACCAGACGCGCCTACGGCTTCGCCATCACCTCCGTCGTGATCGCCGCCGTCGCCTACGCGATGGCCGGCCCGTGGCTCCCCGGCTTCCTCGGCCACACCGGGATGTCGTGGCAGGACGTGGCCCGCTTCGGCGCCATCGGTCTCAGCGGCACCTACGGCTTCATCCTCGGGGTCGGGACGACGTGGGTGGCCATCTTCATCATGTTCGCCGGGATGGCCAAGACGTTCGGGGCGCTCGACTACATCCTCGACGTGGGGACGGAGCTCGGCAACAAGCTCCGCTCCGGCGTCGTCCAGGTGTCGGTCATCTCCAGCATGGCGATGGGTTCCATCACCGGGAGCGCCGCCGCCAACACCGCGACGACCGGCAGTTTCACCATCCCGATGATGAAGCGGCAGGGCGTCCGCGAGGACTTCGCCGCCGCCATCGAGAGCGTCGCCTCCTCCGGCGGGCAGATGATGCCCCCGGTGATGGGCGTCGCCGCGTTCATCATGGCCGACATCCTGCAGGTGCCCTACGTGCGCATCATCCAGGCCGGCCTGCTCCCGGCGCTGCTGTTCTACTTCAGCGTCGGTATCGCCGTGCAGTTCGTCGTCCTCAAGTTCGGCTGGACGACCGAGAAGACCGGCGAGTTCGACCGGAGCATCCTCCGCGGGGGCGCGCACTTCGCCGTCCCGCTGGTGGTGCTGGTCTACACGCTCGTGATCCTCCGGCTCACCCCGCTGAGTGCCGGGCTCTACACCGCGCTCACGATGGTCGGGACGATGTACGTCCGCAACCTCGCGGTCGACGGCCCGTCGGTCCGGACGCTGGTCGACACGACCGCCCAGACGCTCCGTGGGTTCCGCGACGGCGCGGTCGACATGGCCCCGCTCGTCGGCGTGCTGGCCGCGATGGGTGTCATCATCAGCATGCTCACGCAGACCGGGTTGGCACAGAAAATCTCCATCCGGATGGTGGGGCTGGCGGGTGGGGTCCTCATCGCCGTCCTCCTGATGGCGATGGTCCTCAGCATCCTGTTCGGACTGGGGATGCCGACGCCCGCCGCGTACATCCTCGTGGTCATCCTCGTCGCGCCGGGTATCATCCAGGTCGGCGTGCCCGAGATAACCGCGCACCTGTTCGTGTTCTACTTCGCGATGCTCTCGGCCATCACGCCACCGGTCGCGGTGGCGGTCGCCGTCGGAGCACGCATCTCGGACGCGGACTTCCTGCAGACCGGGATGCAGGCCCTGCGTATCGGCGCGCCGGGCTTCTTCATCCCGTTCGCGTTCATCTCGAACCGGAGTCTCATCTTCTGGTCGTTCCCGGAGACGCTGCTCCACGCGGGCATCGTCTTCGTCGGCGTCGTCGCGCTCGTCGCGGCGACCACCGGCTACGACGGGCGCCACGACCTCGGCCTCCCCCACCGGTCGGCGTACCTCGGGCTCTCGCTCGTGGCCCTGTACGCCCCGATGACCGCCGTCCAGGTCGGCGCCGCGACGCTCGCGCTCGCGGGGCTGGGGCTGACCCAGCTCGACCGCCTGCCGGCCGTCGTGACCCCCTCGCAGGAGTGA
- a CDS encoding cupin domain-containing protein, with protein MEHARIEDIDSWMGPATGKRSLTKALGATDVALNHYVLEPGESFAFGYHEHEGQEEIFYVMTGEATFETEDGDVSVGAGEAVRFGPGEFQQGWNRGDEQVVALAIGAPQESGETTILRECEACGERTGQEIQPTDAKDALVTLCLECGAETGRFS; from the coding sequence ATGGAACACGCACGCATCGAGGACATCGACTCGTGGATGGGGCCGGCGACGGGCAAGCGCTCGCTGACGAAGGCGCTCGGAGCGACGGACGTGGCGCTCAACCACTACGTCCTCGAACCGGGCGAGTCGTTCGCGTTCGGCTACCACGAACACGAGGGACAGGAGGAGATATTCTACGTGATGACGGGTGAGGCGACGTTCGAGACCGAGGACGGAGACGTCTCCGTCGGCGCCGGCGAGGCCGTCCGGTTCGGACCCGGCGAGTTCCAGCAGGGGTGGAACCGCGGCGACGAGCAGGTGGTCGCGCTGGCCATCGGCGCCCCGCAGGAGTCCGGCGAGACGACCATCCTCCGGGAGTGCGAGGCGTGTGGCGAGCGGACCGGACAGGAGATACAACCGACCGACGCGAAGGACGCGCTGGTGACACTGTGTCTCGAGTGCGGAGCGGAGACCGGTCGGTTCTCGTAG
- a CDS encoding DUF393 domain-containing protein, whose product MSDDDPATFVYDDDCGFCTWWAEFFERRSDLDVVGFSATTEAERERLPADWEECAHLLTPGRVYSCGEAIEAALERTGLLPGGARTFLNQFADYGRLRERLYREAADRRDLWGRFVSSEPPARRSGGSGE is encoded by the coding sequence ATGAGCGACGACGACCCCGCGACGTTCGTCTACGACGACGACTGCGGCTTCTGCACGTGGTGGGCGGAGTTCTTCGAGCGGCGTAGCGACCTCGACGTCGTGGGGTTCTCGGCGACGACCGAGGCGGAGCGCGAGCGCCTCCCGGCCGACTGGGAGGAGTGTGCTCACCTCCTCACCCCCGGCCGGGTCTACTCCTGCGGCGAGGCCATCGAGGCCGCGCTGGAGCGGACCGGGCTCCTGCCGGGCGGCGCCCGGACGTTCCTGAACCAGTTCGCGGACTACGGCCGCCTGCGGGAGCGACTCTACCGTGAGGCCGCCGACCGACGTGACCTGTGGGGGCGGTTCGTCTCCAGCGAGCCGCCGGCCCGGCGCTCGGGCGGGTCCGGCGAGTGA
- a CDS encoding J domain-containing protein: MYRSWAGLAASGLLAGVAAVALFAGFGTPWLLAVAVLSGVGSYLAYRYAADRMVQSVYAGVGDPDVTDSGAAAVDGQVGTAEAVDSTTAASSPGDGEYDEWTWADVAADDPFWSDDEDDWEDPWEANTTDPSEASTGDWRKRRGTGDGSDRGRWWEERDDPQGRRDGGGGAAGVSGGDWEHGRWWEGMGEEGAAGDAEEGPGDPETAADRTAAAYAVLGLEPGAGPEAVRAAYRERVKEAHPDTPGGGVEEFIRVREAYEYLRERLSGTERHAE, translated from the coding sequence GTGTACCGTTCGTGGGCTGGGCTCGCGGCGTCGGGGCTGCTCGCCGGGGTGGCGGCCGTCGCCCTGTTCGCCGGGTTCGGGACGCCGTGGCTGCTGGCCGTGGCGGTGCTGAGCGGCGTGGGGTCGTACCTCGCCTACCGCTACGCCGCCGACCGGATGGTCCAGTCCGTGTACGCGGGCGTGGGCGACCCCGACGTGACCGACAGCGGGGCGGCGGCGGTCGACGGGCAGGTGGGGACCGCCGAGGCCGTCGACAGCACGACGGCCGCGTCCTCGCCCGGCGACGGGGAGTACGACGAGTGGACGTGGGCGGACGTGGCGGCCGACGACCCGTTCTGGAGCGACGACGAGGACGACTGGGAGGACCCGTGGGAGGCCAACACGACGGACCCGAGCGAGGCGTCGACCGGCGACTGGCGGAAGCGCCGTGGCACCGGCGACGGGAGCGACCGAGGTCGGTGGTGGGAGGAGCGCGACGACCCGCAGGGTCGTCGAGACGGAGGCGGCGGAGCCGCCGGAGTGAGCGGTGGCGACTGGGAGCACGGTCGCTGGTGGGAGGGGATGGGAGAGGAGGGTGCGGCGGGCGACGCCGAGGAGGGACCGGGCGACCCCGAGACGGCCGCCGACCGGACCGCGGCGGCCTACGCGGTGCTCGGGCTCGAACCGGGCGCCGGCCCGGAGGCGGTGCGGGCGGCCTACCGCGAGCGGGTGAAGGAGGCCCACCCGGACACGCCGGGCGGCGGCGTCGAGGAGTTCATCCGGGTCAGGGAGGCCTACGAGTACCTCCGCGAGCGGTTGAGCGGGACCGAGCGCCACGCCGAGTGA
- a CDS encoding DUF5781 family protein: MDVRVMGRGPAEPFLSARDLFETEHDLAWPVEVEVREDPDERTLTGHYDDSHHVLIMSEQAARGAMARELALHEYSHMLRYEQAHPSHTQSTEEALFLALTGRSVERRKLAHCYQIANHMKDIYADDITLDVAPADKLVSFLESSLATALADRPGEAPNGSTTSGSRRLTPAADPEITVVNAAFALALCERHELVGEDHRLYDLARAAASDAPGVRFDRFKHAFRSLADDPDPSDYRKALVDVTREYAT, from the coding sequence ATGGACGTTCGCGTGATGGGGCGTGGGCCGGCCGAACCGTTCCTGAGTGCCCGCGACCTCTTCGAGACGGAACACGACCTCGCGTGGCCCGTCGAGGTGGAGGTCCGCGAGGACCCCGACGAACGGACGCTGACGGGCCACTACGACGACAGCCACCACGTGCTGATCATGTCCGAACAGGCCGCCCGCGGCGCGATGGCCCGCGAACTCGCCCTCCACGAGTACTCGCACATGCTCCGCTACGAACAGGCCCACCCTTCACACACCCAGTCGACCGAGGAGGCGCTGTTCCTCGCGCTGACGGGCCGCTCGGTCGAGCGCCGGAAACTCGCCCACTGCTACCAGATCGCCAACCACATGAAGGACATCTACGCCGACGACATCACGCTCGACGTGGCGCCGGCGGACAAACTCGTCTCCTTCCTCGAGTCCTCGCTCGCCACGGCGCTGGCCGACCGTCCCGGTGAGGCCCCCAACGGGAGCACCACCTCGGGGTCGCGCCGTCTCACGCCCGCCGCCGACCCGGAGATAACCGTGGTCAACGCGGCGTTCGCGCTGGCCCTCTGCGAACGCCACGAACTCGTGGGCGAGGACCACCGGCTCTACGACCTCGCTCGCGCGGCCGCGAGCGACGCCCCTGGCGTCCGCTTCGACCGGTTCAAACACGCCTTCCGCTCGCTGGCGGACGACCCCGACCCGAGTGACTACCGGAAGGCGCTGGTGGACGTGACGCGGGAGTACGCTACCTGA
- a CDS encoding DUF7529 family protein: MDGNTTGDGGASPPDPERWAQVTTELEGIAEAYRSSGWDAVTAVPESVATRRPEADPEGRGGFDLLLRDDAFESLAEFVAGRSFDAYEVFRGDGEGATYLVVAVEADESARAVLYPAYFTDESVVDLHETADAGPLYTHLRSPESDERVTFTHEAPAPFFPEWGEGAE; the protein is encoded by the coding sequence ATGGACGGGAATACGACGGGGGACGGTGGGGCGTCACCGCCGGACCCGGAGCGCTGGGCGCAGGTGACCACAGAACTGGAGGGCATCGCCGAGGCGTACCGTTCGAGCGGCTGGGACGCCGTGACGGCAGTCCCGGAGTCGGTCGCCACCCGGCGTCCAGAGGCCGACCCGGAGGGGAGGGGTGGGTTCGACCTCCTCCTCCGGGACGACGCCTTCGAGTCGCTGGCCGAGTTCGTCGCCGGTCGGTCGTTCGACGCCTACGAGGTGTTCCGCGGTGACGGCGAGGGTGCCACCTACCTCGTGGTCGCCGTCGAGGCCGACGAGAGCGCGCGAGCGGTGCTCTACCCCGCGTACTTCACGGACGAGAGCGTCGTCGACCTGCACGAGACGGCCGACGCCGGGCCGCTCTACACCCACCTCCGGAGCCCGGAGAGCGACGAGCGGGTGACGTTCACGCACGAGGCGCCGGCCCCCTTCTTCCCCGAGTGGGGGGAGGGAGCGGAGTAG
- a CDS encoding elongation factor EF-2, with product MGRRKKIVQECEKLMDKPEQIRNIAIAAHVDHGKTTLTDNLLAGAGMIADEGEATRLMMDTEEDEQERGITIDAANVSMTHEHEETNHLINLIDTPGHVDFGGDVTRAMRAVDGALVVVDAVEGAMPQTETVVRQSLREGVKPALFINKVDRLISELQEGPQEMQERLQKVIADVNDLIRGMTEDMDVDWTVSVEDGTVAFGSALYKWGVSAPSMVETGIGFPEIIEMERNDQRLELHQQTPLSDVVLDMVAEHFPNPVEAQPRRIPAVWRGDPDSDLALQMRDVDDDGEVVFMVTDISMDPHAGEIATGRLFSGTIKKGQELYVSGTAGKNRVQSVGIFMGGEREELDRGVPAGNIAAVTGLRDAIAGSTVSSVEMTPFESIEHISEPVITKSVEAKSMDDLPKLIETLRQVSKEDPTIRIEINEDTGEHLISGQGELHLEVITQRIERNQGIPVTTGEPIVVYREAPTAQSREVEGISPNRHNRFYMSVEPLDQEIVDLIKLGDASMDMPELERREALMEAGMDKDTAQNVEHMFGTNILIDDTKGIQHLNETMELVIEGLEEALEDGPLAGEPVQGALLRLHDARLHEDAIHRGPAQVIPATRNAVHRALMDAEVRLLEPIQNVRIDVPNEYMGSASGEIQGRRGRVDDMYQEGDLMVVEGIAPVSEMIGFSSDIRSATEGRASWNTENSGFRVLADNLQPEVIAEIRERKGMKAELPQAVDYF from the coding sequence ATGGGCCGACGCAAGAAAATCGTACAGGAGTGCGAGAAACTGATGGACAAGCCGGAGCAGATCCGGAACATCGCCATCGCCGCACACGTCGACCACGGCAAGACGACACTCACCGACAACCTGCTCGCTGGCGCGGGCATGATCGCCGACGAGGGCGAGGCCACGCGCCTGATGATGGACACCGAGGAGGACGAACAGGAACGTGGGATCACCATCGACGCGGCGAACGTCTCGATGACCCACGAGCACGAGGAGACCAACCACCTCATCAACCTCATCGACACGCCCGGCCACGTCGACTTCGGTGGCGACGTGACCCGCGCGATGCGTGCGGTCGACGGGGCGCTCGTCGTCGTGGACGCCGTCGAGGGCGCGATGCCGCAGACGGAGACCGTCGTCCGCCAGTCGCTCCGCGAGGGCGTCAAGCCCGCGCTGTTCATCAACAAGGTCGACCGCCTCATCTCGGAACTGCAGGAAGGCCCGCAGGAGATGCAGGAGCGTCTCCAGAAGGTCATCGCCGACGTCAACGACCTCATCCGCGGCATGACCGAGGACATGGACGTCGACTGGACCGTCAGCGTCGAGGACGGCACGGTCGCGTTCGGGTCGGCCCTCTACAAGTGGGGCGTCTCCGCCCCCTCGATGGTCGAGACGGGTATCGGCTTCCCGGAGATCATCGAGATGGAGCGCAACGACCAGCGGCTGGAGCTCCACCAGCAGACGCCGCTCTCGGACGTCGTGCTCGACATGGTCGCCGAGCACTTCCCGAACCCCGTCGAGGCCCAGCCCCGACGTATCCCCGCCGTCTGGCGGGGCGACCCGGACTCCGACCTCGCACTCCAGATGCGTGACGTCGACGACGACGGCGAGGTCGTCTTCATGGTGACGGACATCTCCATGGACCCGCACGCCGGCGAGATCGCCACCGGGCGACTGTTCTCCGGTACCATCAAGAAGGGCCAGGAGCTCTACGTCTCCGGGACCGCCGGCAAGAACCGCGTCCAGTCGGTTGGTATCTTCATGGGTGGCGAGCGCGAGGAACTCGACCGGGGCGTCCCGGCCGGGAACATCGCCGCTGTCACCGGCCTGCGTGACGCCATCGCCGGCTCGACCGTCTCCTCCGTCGAGATGACCCCGTTCGAGTCCATCGAGCACATCTCGGAGCCGGTCATCACGAAGTCCGTCGAGGCGAAGTCGATGGACGACCTCCCGAAGCTCATCGAGACGCTCCGTCAGGTCTCGAAGGAGGACCCGACCATCCGCATCGAGATCAACGAGGACACCGGCGAGCACCTCATCTCCGGGCAGGGTGAACTCCACCTGGAGGTCATCACCCAGCGTATCGAGCGCAACCAGGGTATCCCGGTCACGACCGGTGAGCCCATCGTCGTCTACCGCGAGGCCCCGACGGCCCAGAGCCGCGAGGTCGAGGGCATCTCCCCGAACCGGCACAACCGCTTCTACATGAGCGTCGAGCCGCTCGACCAGGAGATCGTCGACCTCATCAAGCTCGGCGACGCCTCGATGGACATGCCGGAGCTGGAGCGCCGCGAAGCGCTCATGGAGGCCGGCATGGACAAGGACACCGCCCAGAACGTCGAGCACATGTTCGGCACGAACATCCTCATCGACGACACGAAGGGTATCCAGCACCTCAACGAGACGATGGAGCTCGTCATCGAGGGGCTGGAGGAGGCCCTCGAGGACGGCCCGCTGGCCGGCGAGCCGGTCCAGGGTGCCCTGCTCCGCCTCCACGACGCCCGCCTCCACGAGGACGCCATCCACCGCGGTCCGGCGCAGGTCATCCCGGCGACCCGCAACGCCGTCCACCGCGCCCTGATGGACGCCGAGGTCCGTCTGCTCGAACCCATCCAGAACGTCCGCATCGACGTTCCGAACGAGTACATGGGCAGCGCGTCCGGCGAGATCCAGGGTCGCCGTGGCCGCGTCGACGACATGTACCAGGAGGGCGACCTGATGGTCGTCGAGGGCATCGCGCCCGTCTCCGAGATGATCGGGTTCTCCTCGGACATCCGTAGCGCCACGGAGGGCCGTGCCTCGTGGAACACGGAGAACTCCGGGTTCCGCGTGCTGGCCGACAACCTCCAGCCGGAGGTCATCGCCGAGATCCGCGAGCGCAAGGGGATGAAGGCAGAGCTGCCGCAGGCCGTCGACTACTTCTAG
- a CDS encoding PQQ-like beta-propeller repeat protein yields the protein MERRRLLQRLAGLGVAAAVGLAGCTRGEQPGGTGTPTDTRTPTDGPTETRPPRTPTAPERYTRRGRGDGGAVVASEAFDATVAFHAAGDTVRAIERDGEGRWTAEGAPEDDVEGATIVGTDSLVVAWTGETRAYDPTDGSERWRAARGCVGPPAVVDDRVVLVDQQGRVVGRALSRDDERWTGALGGTPTGLVGVGGSVAVATRGPGDSALVRTLDPGDGSERWQVHPGYEVTTPPVAVDGRAVVGVLNSGHELGDATATASPTDGAASGAVVGCADGTEAWTTGVQGRVNRLLAGGSDRVFAAHEAFVFERLERRPHLSLLGPDGTEWTRRPAPASIGPVVTQGAVALSGRSPGSGDAPGDPVTLTRDQVTGDTIWRQSRGADAVAAAGDVFVVADGPRVRALDAPSGRERWTA from the coding sequence ATGGAACGCAGGCGACTCCTCCAGCGTCTCGCCGGCCTCGGCGTGGCCGCCGCAGTCGGTCTCGCCGGCTGTACACGGGGCGAGCAGCCGGGCGGCACGGGGACGCCGACGGACACGCGGACACCGACCGACGGACCGACCGAGACCCGTCCGCCCCGCACCCCGACCGCCCCCGAGCGCTACACCCGGCGTGGGCGGGGTGACGGGGGTGCTGTCGTCGCCAGCGAGGCGTTCGACGCGACAGTCGCCTTCCACGCCGCGGGCGACACGGTCCGGGCCATCGAGAGGGACGGGGAGGGACGCTGGACCGCCGAGGGTGCCCCCGAGGATGACGTCGAAGGAGCCACCATCGTCGGCACGGACAGCCTCGTGGTCGCGTGGACTGGCGAGACGCGGGCGTACGACCCCACCGACGGGAGCGAACGCTGGCGGGCGGCCCGTGGCTGTGTCGGGCCACCGGCCGTCGTCGACGACAGGGTCGTCCTCGTCGACCAGCAGGGGCGAGTCGTCGGGCGGGCGCTCTCACGCGACGACGAGCGGTGGACCGGGGCCCTCGGGGGGACACCGACTGGCCTCGTGGGCGTGGGCGGGAGCGTCGCTGTCGCCACCCGTGGCCCGGGCGACTCGGCACTGGTCCGGACGCTCGACCCCGGTGACGGGAGCGAGCGCTGGCAGGTCCACCCCGGCTACGAGGTGACGACCCCGCCGGTCGCCGTCGACGGGAGGGCAGTGGTGGGAGTACTCAACTCGGGTCACGAACTCGGTGACGCGACGGCGACGGCGTCGCCCACCGACGGGGCGGCGAGTGGTGCGGTCGTCGGCTGTGCCGACGGGACCGAGGCGTGGACGACTGGTGTCCAGGGCCGGGTGAACAGGCTCCTCGCCGGTGGTTCCGACCGGGTGTTCGCAGCCCACGAGGCGTTCGTCTTCGAGAGACTGGAGCGGCGGCCCCACCTCTCGCTGCTCGGCCCGGACGGGACCGAGTGGACCCGGCGCCCGGCCCCGGCGAGCATCGGGCCGGTGGTGACGCAGGGGGCCGTCGCGCTGTCTGGGCGGAGTCCCGGCAGTGGCGATGCGCCTGGCGACCCCGTGACGCTCACCCGCGACCAGGTGACCGGGGACACCATCTGGCGCCAGTCGAGGGGTGCAGACGCCGTCGCGGCGGCCGGCGACGTGTTCGTCGTGGCCGACGGCCCGCGGGTCCGTGCGCTCGACGCCCCGAGCGGCCGAGAGCGCTGGACGGCCTGA